The Mycolicibacterium flavescens genome has a segment encoding these proteins:
- a CDS encoding adenosine deaminase translates to MTTLSLDSIRQAPKALLHDHLDGGLRPATVLELAEATGYDDLPATDVDELATFFRTAAHSGSLVRYLEPFAHTVGVMQTPEALHRVAYECVEDLAADNVVYAEVRFAPELHIDGGLSLDAVVDAVMAGFADGEKAASAEGRTITVRCLVTAMRHAARSLEIAELAVRFRDKGVVGFDIAGAEAGHPPTRHLDAFEYMRGNNARFTIHAGEAFGLPSIHEAIAYCGADRLGHGVRIVDDITVAPDGTAQLGRLAALLRDKRIPFEMCPSSNVQTGAVASIAEHPFDLLARLRFRVTVNTDNRLMSDTTMSQEMLRLVETFGYGWSDLQRFTINAMKSAFVSFDERLSIIDDVIKPRYAVLIG, encoded by the coding sequence ATGACGACGCTTTCGCTGGACTCAATCAGACAAGCGCCCAAGGCGCTGCTGCACGACCACCTGGACGGCGGGTTGCGGCCCGCGACCGTCCTGGAGCTGGCCGAGGCGACGGGTTACGACGACCTTCCGGCCACCGATGTCGACGAGCTGGCGACGTTCTTCCGCACCGCCGCACACAGCGGATCGCTGGTGCGCTATCTGGAGCCGTTCGCTCACACCGTCGGCGTCATGCAGACACCCGAGGCGCTGCACCGGGTGGCCTACGAGTGCGTCGAGGATCTCGCCGCCGACAACGTGGTCTACGCCGAGGTTCGCTTCGCCCCCGAACTGCACATCGACGGTGGGCTGTCGCTGGACGCCGTCGTCGACGCGGTGATGGCCGGGTTCGCCGACGGTGAGAAGGCGGCCAGCGCCGAAGGGCGGACGATCACCGTGCGCTGCCTGGTGACCGCGATGCGGCACGCGGCGCGTTCACTCGAGATCGCCGAATTGGCGGTTCGGTTCCGCGACAAGGGCGTTGTCGGTTTCGACATCGCGGGTGCAGAAGCCGGCCATCCGCCGACACGGCATCTCGACGCCTTCGAGTACATGCGAGGCAACAACGCGCGCTTCACGATTCACGCGGGGGAGGCCTTCGGTCTGCCGTCGATCCACGAGGCGATCGCCTACTGCGGCGCCGACCGCCTCGGCCACGGTGTGCGCATCGTCGATGACATCACCGTCGCACCTGACGGCACCGCGCAACTGGGCCGGCTCGCGGCACTGCTGCGCGACAAGCGGATCCCGTTCGAGATGTGTCCCTCGTCCAACGTGCAGACCGGTGCGGTGGCCAGCATCGCCGAGCATCCGTTCGACCTGTTGGCGCGGCTGCGCTTCCGCGTCACCGTTAACACCGACAACCGGCTGATGAGCGATACGACGATGAGCCAGGAGATGCTGCGCCTGGTCGAGACCTTCGGCTACGGCTGGAGCGATCTGCAGCGGTTCACGATCAACGCGATGAAGTCGGCGTTCGTCTCGTTCGACGAGCGCCTGTCGATCATCGACGACGTCATCAAGCCGCGGTACGCCGTCCTGATCGGCTGA
- the pdp gene encoding pyrimidine-nucleoside phosphorylase, translating into MTQFTFDAPGPMSHPFDAPTVIRTKRDGGVLSDAAIDWVIDAYTHGRVADEQMSALLMAIFLRGMTAAEIARWTAAMVASGEQMDFSDLRRGGKPLALVDKHSTGGVGDKTTIPLVPVVMACGGAVPQAAGRGLGHTGGTLDKLESIAGFTAEISKHQIRQQLCDLGAAIFAAGELAPADRKIYALRDITATTESLPLIASSVMSKKIAEGANALVLDTKVGSGAFLKTDEESRELARTMVELGTAHGLTTRAVLTDMSTPLGRAVGNAVEVAESLEVLAGGGPPDVVELTVTLASEMLDAAGLDGVDPAQTLADGSAMDRFRDLVAAQGGDLGQDLPVGPHAETITAPRDGRMESIDAMAVGLAVWRLGAGRSAPGERVQPGAGMYIHRRVGEPVSAGEPLFTLYTETPDRFDGAIAELSGGWAVGDAEPPARPLIIDRITSGD; encoded by the coding sequence GTGACGCAGTTCACATTTGACGCACCCGGCCCGATGTCGCATCCGTTTGATGCTCCGACGGTGATCCGGACCAAGCGCGACGGTGGCGTGCTCTCCGATGCGGCGATCGACTGGGTGATCGACGCCTACACCCATGGCCGGGTGGCCGACGAGCAGATGTCGGCGTTGCTGATGGCGATCTTCCTGCGCGGTATGACGGCAGCCGAGATCGCCCGTTGGACGGCGGCGATGGTCGCCTCCGGCGAGCAAATGGACTTCAGCGATCTCCGTCGCGGCGGAAAGCCTCTGGCGTTGGTGGACAAGCACTCCACCGGTGGTGTCGGGGACAAGACCACCATCCCGCTGGTGCCCGTCGTGATGGCCTGCGGCGGCGCGGTGCCCCAGGCCGCCGGACGAGGCCTCGGCCATACCGGCGGCACGCTCGACAAGCTGGAGTCCATCGCCGGGTTCACCGCTGAGATCTCCAAACACCAGATCCGCCAACAGCTTTGCGACCTGGGCGCTGCGATCTTCGCTGCCGGTGAACTGGCACCCGCCGACCGCAAGATCTATGCGCTGCGCGACATCACGGCGACCACGGAGTCGCTGCCGTTGATCGCGAGTTCGGTGATGAGCAAGAAGATCGCGGAGGGCGCCAACGCATTGGTGCTCGACACCAAGGTCGGTTCGGGTGCATTCCTGAAGACGGACGAGGAGTCGCGGGAGCTGGCCCGCACGATGGTCGAACTGGGCACCGCGCACGGCCTGACCACCCGGGCGGTGCTGACCGACATGTCCACACCGCTGGGCCGCGCCGTCGGCAATGCCGTGGAGGTGGCCGAATCGCTGGAGGTGCTCGCCGGTGGCGGTCCGCCCGACGTGGTCGAGCTCACGGTCACCCTGGCCTCCGAGATGCTCGATGCCGCGGGCCTCGACGGTGTGGACCCGGCCCAGACCCTTGCGGACGGCTCGGCGATGGACCGGTTCCGCGACCTCGTCGCCGCACAGGGCGGTGATCTGGGCCAGGACCTGCCCGTCGGTCCTCACGCCGAAACCATCACGGCGCCGCGCGATGGCAGGATGGAGAGCATCGACGCGATGGCGGTGGGTCTGGCGGTGTGGCGGCTCGGAGCGGGCCGCTCCGCTCCTGGTGAGCGGGTCCAGCCGGGCGCGGGGATGTACATCCACCGGCGGGTGGGCGAACCGGTGAGCGCCGGAGAGCCGCTGTTCACGCTGTACACCGAGACCCCCGACCGTTTCGACGGGGCGATCGCCGAACTGTCCGGCGGCTGGGCCGTCGGCGACGCCGAACCGCCGGCGCGTCCGCTGATCATCGACCGAATCACGAGCGGAGACTGA
- the cdd gene encoding cytidine deaminase yields the protein MSEINWNTLRHRATEVSRAAYAPYSGFAVGAAALVDDGRVATGCNVENVSYGLGLCAECAVVCDLHSGGGGRLIALSCVDAAGELLMPCGRCRQVLLEHGGPEMLIDHPGGPRPLAELLPDAFGPQDLARREGPRDGETP from the coding sequence ATGTCGGAGATCAATTGGAATACGTTGCGTCACAGGGCAACTGAAGTGTCCAGGGCAGCGTACGCGCCATATTCGGGGTTCGCGGTCGGCGCGGCCGCCCTGGTCGACGACGGGCGGGTGGCGACTGGTTGCAATGTGGAAAATGTCTCATATGGTCTTGGTCTCTGTGCGGAGTGCGCGGTGGTCTGCGACCTGCATTCGGGCGGCGGCGGGCGACTGATCGCGCTGTCGTGCGTCGACGCGGCGGGGGAGCTGCTCATGCCGTGCGGCCGGTGTCGTCAGGTGCTGCTCGAGCACGGCGGGCCGGAGATGCTGATCGACCATCCGGGCGGACCGCGGCCGCTGGCCGAGCTGCTTCCCGACGCGTTCGGCCCGCAGGACCTGGCCCGTCGGGAGGGGCCGCGGGATGGGGAAACTCCGTGA
- a CDS encoding succinate dehydrogenase, cytochrome b556 subunit: protein MSTATPESQAAPRSQPSRRRTLYRGDPGMWSWVLHRITGATIFFFLFVHVLDTALVRVSPQAYNEVIETYKTPLIGLMEIGLVVAVLYHALNGIRVILIDFWQHGARYQRVMLWIVVGVFLAIFIPSLGIIGMHMAERFL from the coding sequence ATGAGTACTGCGACACCCGAGAGCCAAGCGGCTCCACGATCGCAACCGTCGCGCAGACGAACCCTCTACCGCGGCGATCCCGGGATGTGGTCCTGGGTGCTGCACCGCATCACCGGTGCGACGATCTTCTTCTTCCTGTTCGTGCACGTGCTCGACACGGCGCTGGTGCGGGTCAGCCCGCAGGCCTATAACGAGGTCATCGAGACCTACAAGACTCCGCTGATCGGGCTGATGGAGATCGGGCTGGTCGTCGCGGTGCTCTACCACGCCCTCAACGGCATCCGAGTGATCCTCATCGACTTCTGGCAGCACGGCGCGCGCTATCAGCGGGTGATGCTGTGGATCGTGGTCGGTGTCTTCCTGGCGATCTTCATCCCGTCCCTCGGCATCATCGGCATGCACATGGCGGAGCGGTTCCTGTGA
- a CDS encoding succinate dehydrogenase, hydrophobic anchor subunit, producing the protein MSAPAGGPAGAWTPHHREGRIAPVMQKEHDRPAGLDHPRAPRRPRGIPYFEKYAWLFMRFSGVALVFLALGHLFVMLMWEDGVYRIDFNYVAERWASPFWQIWDMALLWLAQLHGANGLRTIIGDYARKNTTKFWLNSLLLLATGFTLVLGSYVLVTFDANIS; encoded by the coding sequence GTGAGCGCACCAGCCGGCGGGCCCGCGGGAGCCTGGACGCCGCACCACCGCGAGGGCCGCATCGCCCCGGTGATGCAAAAGGAGCACGACAGGCCGGCCGGCCTGGACCACCCACGGGCACCTCGGCGTCCGCGCGGCATCCCCTACTTCGAGAAATACGCATGGCTGTTCATGCGGTTCTCGGGTGTCGCGCTGGTCTTTCTGGCGCTCGGCCACCTGTTCGTGATGCTGATGTGGGAGGACGGGGTCTACCGCATCGACTTCAACTACGTCGCCGAACGCTGGGCGTCACCGTTCTGGCAGATCTGGGACATGGCGCTGCTGTGGCTGGCCCAGCTGCACGGAGCCAACGGCCTGCGCACGATCATCGGTGACTACGCGCGCAAGAACACCACGAAATTCTGGCTGAACTCGCTGTTGCTGCTGGCGACCGGATTCACCCTGGTGCTGGGCAGTTACGTGCTGGTGACCTTCGACGCGAACATCTCATGA
- the sdhA_1 gene encoding succinate dehydrogenase: protein MIQEHRYDVVIVGAGGAGMRAAVEAGPRARTAVLTKLYPTRSHTGAAQGGMCAALANVEEDNWEWHTFDTVKGGDYLADQDAVEIMCKEAIDAVLDLEKMGMPFNRTPEGRIDQRRFGGHTRDHGKAPVRRACYAADRTGHMILQTLYQNCVKHDVEFFNEFYALDISITETQSGPVATGVIAYELATGDIHVFHAKAIVFATGGSGRMYKTTSNAHTLTGDGLGIIFRKGLPLEDMEFHQFHPTGLAGLGILISEAVRGEGGRLLNGDGERFMERYAPTIVDLAPRDIVARSMVLEVLEGRGAGPNKDYVYIDVRHLGEDVLEAKLPDITEFARTYLGVDPVKELVPVYPTCHYVMGGIPTNVNGQVLRDNTTIIPGLYAAGECACVSVHGANRLGTNSLLDINVFGRRAGIAAANYALGHDHVPLPQNPAGMVVDWVGDILSEHGNERVADIRGALQQSMDNNAAVFRTEETLKQALTDIHALKERYSRITVHDKGKRYNSDLLEAIELGFLLELAEVTVVGALNRKESRGGHAREDYPNRDDTNYMRHTMAYKEGTDLLSDIRLDYKPVVQTRYEPMERKY from the coding sequence ATGATTCAGGAACATCGCTACGACGTCGTCATCGTCGGTGCGGGCGGGGCCGGTATGCGCGCAGCGGTGGAGGCGGGTCCGCGAGCCCGCACCGCGGTGCTGACCAAGCTGTACCCGACGCGCAGCCACACCGGCGCGGCCCAGGGCGGGATGTGCGCGGCGCTGGCCAACGTCGAAGAGGACAACTGGGAGTGGCACACTTTCGACACCGTCAAGGGCGGCGACTATCTCGCCGATCAGGACGCCGTCGAGATCATGTGCAAGGAAGCCATCGACGCGGTGCTGGACCTCGAGAAGATGGGGATGCCGTTTAACCGCACCCCCGAGGGCCGCATCGACCAGCGCCGCTTCGGCGGGCACACCCGCGATCACGGCAAGGCTCCGGTGCGCCGGGCCTGTTATGCCGCCGACCGCACCGGCCACATGATCCTGCAGACGCTGTATCAAAACTGCGTCAAGCACGACGTCGAGTTCTTCAACGAGTTCTACGCGCTGGACATCTCGATCACCGAGACGCAGTCAGGCCCCGTGGCCACCGGCGTCATCGCCTATGAGCTGGCCACCGGCGACATCCATGTCTTCCACGCCAAGGCCATCGTGTTCGCCACGGGCGGGTCGGGGCGGATGTACAAGACGACCTCCAATGCGCACACGTTGACCGGGGACGGCCTCGGCATCATCTTCCGCAAGGGACTTCCCTTGGAGGACATGGAGTTTCACCAGTTCCATCCGACCGGCCTGGCCGGCCTCGGCATCCTGATCTCCGAGGCGGTGCGCGGTGAGGGCGGCCGGTTGCTCAACGGTGACGGCGAGCGCTTCATGGAGCGCTACGCGCCGACGATCGTCGACCTGGCACCGCGCGACATCGTCGCCAGGTCGATGGTGCTCGAGGTGCTTGAGGGCCGCGGCGCGGGGCCGAACAAGGACTACGTCTACATCGACGTACGCCACCTCGGCGAGGACGTGCTCGAAGCCAAGCTGCCCGACATCACCGAGTTCGCCCGCACGTACCTGGGCGTCGACCCGGTCAAGGAGCTGGTACCGGTCTACCCGACGTGCCACTACGTGATGGGCGGCATCCCGACCAACGTCAACGGCCAGGTGCTGCGCGACAACACGACGATCATCCCCGGCCTCTACGCCGCGGGTGAATGCGCGTGCGTGTCCGTCCACGGCGCCAACCGCCTGGGCACCAACTCGCTGCTGGACATCAACGTGTTCGGCCGTCGCGCCGGCATCGCCGCGGCCAATTACGCACTGGGACACGACCACGTCCCGCTTCCGCAGAATCCGGCGGGCATGGTGGTCGACTGGGTTGGCGACATCCTCTCCGAGCACGGCAACGAGCGCGTCGCCGACATCCGCGGCGCCCTGCAGCAGTCGATGGACAACAACGCCGCGGTGTTCCGCACCGAGGAGACGCTGAAGCAGGCGCTGACCGACATCCACGCACTCAAGGAGCGGTACTCGCGAATCACGGTGCACGACAAGGGCAAGCGCTACAACAGCGATCTGCTCGAGGCGATCGAGCTCGGCTTCCTGCTCGAGCTCGCCGAGGTCACCGTGGTCGGGGCGTTGAACCGCAAGGAGTCCCGTGGCGGGCATGCCCGCGAGGACTACCCCAACCGCGACGACACCAACTACATGCGCCACACCATGGCCTACAAGGAGGGCACCGACCTTCTGTCCGACATCCGGCTGGACTACAAGCCCGTGGTCCAGACCCGCTATGAGCCGATGGAACGGAAGTACTGA
- the sdhB gene encoding succinate dehydrogenase iron-sulfur protein subunit SdhB, whose amino-acid sequence MTIAPDVKGPATAEPELPPVPEGSVMVTLKIARFNPEEPDAYADSGGWQSFRVPCLPTDRLLNLLHYVKWYLDGTLTFRRSCAHGVCGSDAMRINGVNRLACKVLMRDMLPKNPKKQLTITIEPIRGLPVEKDLIVDMEPFFDAYRAIKPYLVTSGNPPTRERIQSQTDRARYDDTTKCILCACCTTSCPIYWSEGSYFGPAAIVNAHRFIFDSRDEAAAERLDILNEVDGVWRCRTTFNCTESCPRGIQVTQAIQEVKRALMFAR is encoded by the coding sequence ATGACGATCGCGCCTGACGTGAAAGGCCCGGCCACCGCCGAACCCGAACTGCCACCCGTGCCCGAGGGTTCGGTGATGGTGACGCTGAAGATCGCGCGGTTCAATCCGGAAGAGCCCGACGCCTACGCCGATTCGGGAGGCTGGCAGAGTTTCCGGGTTCCGTGCCTGCCCACCGACCGGCTGCTCAACCTGCTGCACTACGTGAAGTGGTATCTGGACGGCACGTTGACGTTCCGGCGGTCGTGCGCGCACGGAGTGTGCGGTTCGGATGCGATGCGGATCAACGGGGTCAACCGGTTGGCGTGCAAGGTGCTGATGCGCGACATGCTGCCGAAGAATCCGAAGAAGCAGTTGACCATCACGATCGAGCCGATCCGCGGCCTGCCCGTGGAGAAGGACCTGATCGTGGACATGGAACCGTTCTTCGACGCCTACCGCGCGATCAAACCGTACCTGGTCACCAGCGGCAATCCCCCCACGCGCGAACGTATTCAGAGCCAGACCGACCGGGCCCGCTACGACGACACCACCAAGTGCATCCTGTGCGCGTGCTGCACGACGAGCTGCCCGATCTACTGGAGCGAGGGGTCCTACTTCGGCCCCGCCGCGATCGTCAACGCGCACCGCTTCATCTTCGACAGCCGCGATGAGGCCGCCGCCGAGCGGCTCGACATACTCAACGAGGTCGACGGGGTGTGGCGCTGCCGAACGACGTTCAACTGCACCGAGTCCTGCCCGCGCGGCATCCAGGTCACGCAGGCCATCCAGGAGGTCAAGCGCGCGTTGATGTTCGCGCGTTAG
- a CDS encoding putative transposase fusion protein produces MTENAQKTRIEPLPPQRASLLTKLLYRVAKRRFGEVPEPFAVAAHHPRLMIANVVHEGMLQSGSKKLPTSVRELAVFWAARTVGCSWCVDFGAMLQRLDGLDVDRLKHIDEYATSPLFSDDERAAIAYADGMTGDPHTITDEQVDDLRRRFGDDGVIELTYQIGVENMRARMYSALGITEQGFGSGDACRVPWVTDEPSAASR; encoded by the coding sequence ATGACCGAAAACGCACAGAAAACCCGCATCGAACCCCTGCCCCCGCAGCGTGCCTCGCTGCTGACCAAGCTCCTGTACCGCGTGGCCAAGCGCCGCTTCGGCGAGGTGCCCGAGCCCTTCGCCGTGGCCGCGCACCATCCGCGGCTCATGATCGCCAACGTCGTGCACGAAGGCATGCTGCAGTCCGGGTCGAAGAAGCTGCCCACCAGCGTCCGCGAGCTCGCGGTGTTCTGGGCCGCCCGGACGGTCGGATGCTCGTGGTGTGTCGACTTCGGCGCGATGCTGCAGCGCCTCGACGGCCTTGACGTCGACCGCCTCAAGCACATCGACGAATACGCGACGTCGCCGCTGTTCTCCGACGACGAGCGCGCCGCGATCGCCTACGCCGACGGGATGACCGGTGATCCGCACACCATCACCGACGAACAGGTGGACGACCTTCGCCGACGGTTCGGCGACGACGGTGTCATCGAGCTGACGTATCAGATCGGCGTGGAGAACATGCGCGCACGGATGTACTCGGCGCTGGGCATCACCGAGCAGGGCTTCGGCTCGGGCGACGCATGCCGTGTTCCGTGGGTTACCGACGAGCCTTCAGCGGCGAGCCGGTGA
- a CDS encoding RNA polymerase sigma factor, sigma-70 family, with translation MTASARVDEFEELRPHLLSVAYRLTGTMADAEDIVQDAWLRWSAAHHESIKDLRAWLTTVVSRLGLDRLRSAAHRRETYVGQWLPEPVVTPLDGDDPLAAVVAGEDARFAAMVVLERLNPDQRVAFVLHDGFSVPFGEVADVLGVSAAAARQLASRARRAVADAPPPVSDDTHNEIAGALMAALAAGDMEAVVALLHPDVTFTGDSNRRAPTAPRVIHGPEKVARFLFGLARRYGPGWLETGVPALINGQFGSWTPGAPAHGGYAEMMPRVTAMTVRDGKVCAIWDVANPEKFTGSPLKARR, from the coding sequence ATGACCGCCAGCGCGCGGGTCGACGAGTTCGAGGAGCTGCGGCCGCACCTGCTGTCCGTCGCCTACCGGCTCACGGGCACGATGGCCGACGCCGAGGACATCGTCCAGGACGCCTGGTTGCGCTGGAGCGCCGCCCACCACGAGTCGATCAAAGATCTGCGGGCCTGGCTCACGACGGTGGTCAGCCGATTGGGCCTGGACCGGCTTCGTTCGGCGGCGCATCGGCGTGAAACCTATGTCGGCCAATGGCTTCCGGAGCCGGTGGTCACCCCGCTGGACGGTGACGACCCGTTGGCGGCGGTGGTCGCCGGTGAAGACGCCCGGTTCGCGGCGATGGTGGTGCTCGAACGGCTCAACCCCGATCAGCGGGTGGCGTTCGTGCTGCACGACGGCTTCTCGGTGCCGTTCGGGGAGGTCGCCGACGTGCTCGGTGTCAGTGCGGCGGCGGCGCGCCAGCTGGCTTCCCGGGCACGGCGTGCCGTCGCCGACGCGCCACCGCCGGTATCCGACGACACCCACAACGAGATCGCCGGAGCGCTGATGGCAGCCCTCGCTGCGGGTGACATGGAAGCCGTTGTGGCACTGCTACATCCCGATGTCACCTTCACCGGCGACTCGAACCGCCGCGCGCCGACCGCGCCGCGCGTCATCCACGGCCCGGAGAAGGTGGCCCGGTTCCTGTTCGGGCTGGCCCGCCGCTATGGACCGGGCTGGCTCGAGACGGGTGTGCCCGCTTTGATCAACGGTCAGTTCGGCAGCTGGACTCCCGGGGCACCCGCCCACGGCGGCTATGCGGAGATGATGCCGCGGGTCACCGCGATGACCGTGCGCGACGGCAAGGTCTGCGCGATATGGGATGTCGCCAACCCGGAAAAGTTCACCGGCTCGCCGCTGAAGGCTCGTCGGTAA
- a CDS encoding integral membrane protein translates to MTGDSVQVPRPVVYRPESEVFWVFVVALVVGTLALLDDSWSVIRATVDAQLDLAWLWLLFIVFMVWLIFRFDPFRSGRRYPQALVAGFALGGTTAVAMAMIGNDALGQLWSLVLPPETVTAWQASLTAPIIEEASKALCAAVVLVLCGYVLQRISHALMLGMFVGFGFDLMEDLSYAANSALQDLDSDVVGAGGNLLVRFFTAVPAHWTYTALTSVGVLMLLPTFRGGSHWSTGRRLATACGLLLSGPLLHFIWNAPGPVAAMPLKILGGLVFFLIVAALLLRDERRWVIARIAAGRASGELSGIRDDVLDSLPTRRRRRALKKAAKKGGGRAAAKAVKAQQRAALDRIQGSWTAESAFAEPVVQRG, encoded by the coding sequence GTGACCGGCGATTCCGTGCAAGTACCGCGTCCTGTGGTGTACCGCCCTGAATCCGAGGTGTTCTGGGTGTTCGTCGTGGCCCTGGTCGTCGGCACGCTCGCCCTGCTCGACGACTCCTGGTCCGTCATCCGCGCCACCGTCGACGCCCAACTCGACCTGGCGTGGCTGTGGCTGCTGTTCATCGTCTTCATGGTGTGGTTGATTTTCCGGTTCGACCCGTTCCGCAGCGGTCGGCGTTATCCGCAGGCACTTGTGGCCGGTTTCGCGCTGGGCGGCACCACGGCGGTGGCGATGGCGATGATCGGCAACGATGCGCTCGGCCAGCTGTGGAGTCTGGTGCTCCCACCGGAGACTGTGACCGCCTGGCAGGCCTCGCTCACCGCGCCGATCATCGAAGAGGCGTCCAAGGCGTTGTGCGCAGCGGTGGTGCTGGTGCTGTGTGGGTATGTGCTGCAGCGGATTTCGCACGCACTGATGCTCGGAATGTTCGTCGGCTTCGGTTTCGACCTGATGGAGGACCTGTCGTACGCCGCGAACAGCGCACTGCAGGACCTCGACTCGGATGTGGTCGGCGCGGGCGGCAATCTCCTCGTGCGGTTCTTCACCGCCGTGCCGGCGCACTGGACCTACACGGCGCTGACGTCGGTCGGCGTGCTGATGTTGCTCCCGACGTTCCGCGGCGGGTCGCACTGGTCGACCGGTCGGCGGCTGGCCACCGCTTGCGGACTGCTGCTGAGCGGCCCGCTGCTGCACTTCATCTGGAACGCACCGGGTCCGGTGGCGGCGATGCCGCTGAAGATACTCGGCGGCCTGGTGTTCTTCCTGATCGTCGCGGCACTATTACTGCGTGACGAGCGGCGCTGGGTGATCGCCCGCATCGCGGCGGGCCGCGCCAGCGGCGAGCTCTCCGGCATCCGCGACGACGTTCTGGACTCGCTGCCGACGCGTCGCCGGCGCCGTGCCCTGAAGAAGGCGGCGAAAAAGGGCGGTGGCCGCGCAGCCGCCAAGGCAGTCAAGGCCCAACAGCGTGCGGCGCTCGACCGGATACAAGGGTCTTGGACCGCCGAGTCGGCGTTCGCGGAGCCGGTGGTTCAGCGCGGTTAG
- the prr_2 gene encoding NAD-dependent aldehyde dehydrogenase: MAMTATSVSTSVAGSWIDGAAVATGGAAFRVVNPATGEAVADYAVATPADVDTAVASARGALAEWSGATPAERSAVLFTLAQLAGASTDALVAEEVSQTGKPVRLAAEFDVPGSVDNIDFFAGAARHLEGKASAEYSGDHTSSIRREAVGVVATITPWNYPLQMAVWKVLPALAAGCSVVIKPCELTPLTTLTLARLAKEAGLPDGVFNVVTGLGADVGTALAGHRDVDVVTFTGSTPVGRKVMAAAAVHGHRVQLELGGKAPFVVFDDADLDAAIQGAAAGALINTGQDCTAATRAIVARELYEDFVAGVGELFSKVVVGDPQDPDTDLGPLISMAHRAKVAGMVERAPGQGGRIVCGGRAPDRPGSFYLPTVIADVDERSEVYRDEIFGPVLTVRSFTDDEDALRQANDTDYGLAASAWTRDVYRAQRASREIKAGCVWINDHIPIISEMPHGGVGASGFGKDMSDYSLEEYLTVKHVMSDITGVAEKDWHRTVFTKR; the protein is encoded by the coding sequence ATGGCCATGACTGCGACATCCGTTTCCACCAGTGTGGCGGGCAGCTGGATCGACGGCGCCGCGGTGGCCACCGGAGGGGCTGCCTTCCGGGTCGTCAACCCCGCAACCGGTGAGGCTGTGGCCGATTATGCGGTGGCCACACCCGCCGACGTGGACACCGCGGTGGCATCTGCTCGGGGCGCGCTGGCCGAGTGGTCGGGGGCCACGCCGGCGGAGCGCTCGGCGGTGCTGTTCACGCTGGCGCAGTTGGCGGGCGCGAGCACCGACGCGCTCGTCGCCGAGGAGGTCAGCCAGACCGGTAAGCCGGTGCGGCTGGCCGCAGAATTCGATGTGCCCGGAAGCGTCGACAACATCGACTTCTTTGCAGGCGCGGCCCGTCACCTGGAAGGCAAGGCGAGCGCCGAGTACTCCGGCGACCACACGTCGAGCATCCGCCGTGAGGCCGTCGGCGTCGTCGCGACGATCACGCCGTGGAACTATCCGCTGCAGATGGCGGTGTGGAAGGTGTTGCCCGCGTTGGCCGCCGGCTGTTCGGTGGTGATCAAACCGTGTGAGCTGACGCCGTTGACCACGTTGACGCTGGCGCGCCTCGCCAAGGAGGCGGGTCTGCCCGATGGCGTCTTCAACGTGGTCACCGGGCTCGGCGCCGACGTCGGCACCGCGCTGGCCGGGCACCGCGACGTCGACGTGGTGACGTTCACCGGTTCGACGCCGGTGGGGCGCAAGGTGATGGCCGCGGCGGCGGTGCACGGGCACCGCGTGCAGCTCGAACTCGGTGGCAAGGCGCCGTTCGTGGTGTTCGACGACGCCGACCTGGATGCGGCGATCCAGGGCGCGGCCGCCGGTGCATTGATCAACACCGGTCAGGACTGCACGGCGGCCACCCGCGCGATCGTCGCGCGCGAGCTCTACGAGGATTTCGTCGCGGGCGTCGGCGAATTGTTCTCCAAGGTCGTCGTCGGCGACCCGCAGGACCCGGACACCGATCTCGGACCGCTGATCTCGATGGCGCACCGCGCCAAGGTGGCAGGCATGGTCGAGCGCGCCCCCGGTCAGGGCGGGCGGATCGTCTGCGGCGGGAGGGCCCCGGACCGACCGGGTTCGTTCTATCTACCGACCGTGATCGCCGACGTCGACGAGCGCTCGGAGGTGTATCGCGACGAGATCTTCGGGCCGGTGCTTACGGTGCGCTCGTTCACCGATGACGAAGACGCGCTGCGGCAGGCCAACGACACCGACTACGGGCTGGCGGCATCGGCGTGGACGCGTGACGTGTACCGCGCGCAGCGGGCCTCGCGGGAGATCAAGGCCGGTTGTGTGTGGATCAACGACCACATCCCGATCATCAGCGAGATGCCGCACGGCGGTGTGGGCGCTTCAGGGTTCGGCAAGGACATGAGCGACTACTCACTCGAGGAGTACCTCACGGTCAAGCACGTGATGAGCGACATCACCGGGGTGGCCGAAAAGGACTGGCACCGCACGGTGTTCACGAAGCGCTAA